AGTTATCCACCAGCGCCATGATTTCGTCCCGGGGCAGCCCGGCGGCCAGATCGGTCAGGACCGAGGCCGACGCCATCGAAATCGAACACCCCTGCCCCTCCCAGCTGATGCCCTCCACGGAGGCACCGCCGTCGGCTCCCGCGGCAGAATCCCCCGCGGAAGCGGCCAGCACGGCCCGCAGCGTGATCTCATCACCACAGGTGGGGTTCAGTTGATGGCTCTCCCCCGACTTCGCTCCGGCCGGAACCTCCGCCAGCCCGGCGCCGTGCCGGGCCTTGGCATGATCCAGGATGATCTGCTGGTACAGCTGCTGCAGCTCGGCGCTCATTTACTTCACTCCAAAAAACGGACGCACGCCGGCCACCGCGTTCAGGAACGCGTCGACGTCGTCGGTGGTGTTGTACAGGTAGGTGCTGGCGCGGGTGGTGGAAACCAGGCCCAGCCGGCGGTGCAGCGGCTGCGCGCAGTGGTGACCCACGCGCACCGCGATGCCCTGGTCATCCAGGAACTGGCCGACGTCGTGCGAGTGGACGCCGTCGACGTCAAACGCCGCCAGCCCGATCCGCTCCACGCCCGCGCGGGGACCGAGCACTCGGATGCCCTCAATCGCTTCCAGGCCCGAGACCAGCCGCTGGCCGAGGGTGGCCTCCCACGCGTGGATCCGGTCCATACCGGTTTCCTGCAGGTAATCCACCGCGGTGCCCAGCGCCATGGCCTGCGAGATGCGCTGGGTTCCGGCCTCGAAACGCTGCGGCGCCGGCAGGTACTCGGCCTTTTCCATGGTCACTGTGGTGATCATCGAGCCGCCGGTCAGGAACGGCGGCATCGCGTTGAGCAGCTCGGCCTTGCCGTACAGCACGCCAATGCCGGTGGGGCCGAGCATCTTGTGGCCGGAGAACGCGGCGAAATCCACGTCCAGTGCCTTGAGGTCCACGGGCAGGTGCGGCACCGACTGGCAGGCATCGAGCACGACGAGCGCGCCCGCGTTGTGCGCGAGGCTCACCAGGGTTTCCACCGGGTTGATGGTGCCCAGCACGTTGGACGCGTGCGTGAACGCCACGATTTTGGTGCGCCCGGTGATCAGCCGCTCGGCCTCCTCCAGCCGCAGCGCGCCGTCGTCGTCCACTGGAATGAACCGCAGCGTAGCCCCGGTCCGCGCCGCCAGCTCCTGCCAGGGAATCAGGTTGGCGTGGTGCTCCGTTTCGGTGACGAGGATTTCGTCGCCCTCGCCCAGCGCGAAGCGGCGGGCCGCCTCTCCCCCGCGGCCGGCCGAGGCATTGGAGAAGGAGTAGGCCACCAGGTTGATGGCCTCGGTGGCGTTGGAGGTCCAGACAATCTCATGGGGCCGGGCGTTCACGAACCGGGCCACCTTGGCCCGGGCGTCCTCGTACACATCGGTGGCGGCCACCGCCAGGGTGTGCGCGCCGCGGTGTACGGCGGAGTTACGCTGTTCGTAGAACTCCTGCTCGGCCTCGATCACGCTGAGCGGGTTCTGCGAGGTGGCGCCGGAGTCCAGGTAGACGAGCGGATGGCCGTTGACCTGCTGGTGAAGGATCGGGAAGTCATTGCGGATGCGCAGGACCTCGGCGTTGTCCATCAGCTCCACTGCGGGCTTGAGGGTATCGGGGGTGGAAACCACAGGCACGGGAAAACTCCTTGGCTGGCCGTCGGTGTGCGCGGGTAATCTGCATTACGCCACATAAGTCTGTGCTAATCATCCCACTGTGTGGCCGCGAGCGCACCTGAGTCCGGCCTTAGTTGGCGGACGACGGCGGCGGGCTGGCACTTCCCGGGCGGGTTCCCGGCGGTAGGCGGGCTACTGGAAAAGTACTCGCGACCACTCCCCGGCGCCATGCCGCGGATGCCTGTGACTACTGGTGTTTACCTGGAACACCCCACTCACTTTTTTCCCAGTTCCCTCTTGACGTGCAAAAACACCCTTTTAGCCTGTCCGCTGCCTCCCTATGGTCAGGGCATTGGTCTCAAAGATGTCGAGGAACTCATGTCCCAGCCACCAGACAGTAACTCCAGTCCGACCCGAAAAGTCCGACGATTCCGCCGCACCGCCTTGCTTCTGGCTGCCGCGGGCATATTGGCCGTCGCAGCCGTGAGCTATGCAGGACAGGCCGGAGACACGCCCGCATCCGCGAAGTCAGACCGGGAACAGGCCGGCGTTAAGCCCGGCAGCAACAATGATGGGGGTTCAGAATCCACGCTCCCCTCCCCGCCGTCCACCTCCGTGCCGTCTGCGCCGTCTGCGCCGTCTGCGCCTCAGGCCAGCTCGCCCGCCCCATCGCAGAGTCCGGCGTCATCGCGCACCGAGCGTTGGGCCGCCGAGGCAGCGGAGCTTCCGCCACCGGCACGGGACACCGTGCTGAGCTTCATCGATACCGCGGCGTCCATGACAGTGGAAGTCCCGCCGGCGGAGGCGGACCGCGCAGCAACTCCCGACTTCTCCGCAATAGCCACAGGATCCGCGCTGGGAGAGCTGGCCGCCCAGTTTGAGGAATTCCAGGACAACAACTGGACCCTCAAGGGAACTCCCGAGCTGGAGGTGAAAGGCATCGAGAACGTGGAGGCCGGGGGCGTGGCGCTCCGGCGCGTTTCCATTTGTGTTGACTCCAGTGCCGTGGAGCTGAAGGACCAGGACGGTCAGATCCTGGTTGCCGCGGCTGCCCCGGGCACCCGCACCGCCTTGAATTTTTATGACCTCCAGGAGCAGAACGGCACGTGGCTCGTCGTTTCCCACAGCTTTCCCGATGACCCCGCCTGTTGAGTTCGCACCTTCACTTCACCTCCCGCACTGAATCCCCGCACCGGCCCACTATCGGCGAAGGAAAACCATGAATCAGCAGCACCGCAACAGGCACCGGCGCCTCCGGCTGGGCGCGGCCCTTACCGCTCTGATGGTCGCTGCGGGCATCGGAACCGCGCTGCCGGGCAACACGGCTGAACCGGCACCGGCGACCAACGGGTCCTCCGCTGCAGCGGCTGCAGCGTCCTGTTGGGAGATCAAACAGACAAACCCCTCCCTGGCGTCGGGCGTGTACTGGCTCCTGACACCGTCCATGGCGGCGCCGGAACAGTTTTATTGCGACCAGGTCACCGACGGCGGAGGCTGGGTCCTGATCGGGCGCGGGCGCGAAGGGTGGAAGGAGCTCTACGAGGGGCGGGGCACCACAGCGCAGGTGCGCGGAACGGTCACTGGAACCGCTGCTTTTGCGCCCAGGCAGCTTTCGGCCACCGTGATCGATGGCCTGCTCAACGGTCAGGCCCCGGACAAACTGGATGATGGCATCCGCCTGCGCCGGGCGTTGGACACATCCGGGAGCACCTGGCAGGAAACCCGCTACAAAACGGCTAACCAGCCCCGGTGGTCCTGGGCCATTGGCTCGGCGACCCCTGTCACCTCCGGCAGCTTCGACTCCACAACCTTCTCCGGCGGAAAAACCTCAAGCTTCGGTACAGACCAGCGCTATCAGCGGGTGGTAACCACCGAGGCCGAAGCGCAGGGCTGGACACAGGGCTTCGCCTACGGCAGCCAGGCCCGGGGTGAAAACACCGCCACGAGCTACATCTGGTCCAGCACTGCCACGGCAGGCAACCCCCGCCCCTTCACCCAGATGTACCTTCGGCCCAAGATCACCCAGGCCACTGCGGGGTTCAGCGCACTGCCCGCAGCAGGTGCTCCCGGCTTCACCCAGCAGGCCCGTCCGGAAACCGGCGCGCTGGCCACTTCCTGGGGCGTTACCGGGCTGGCCAGCGGCACCGGTGAGCTCAATACGGAGGTCCAAGCCTTCGCCCAAATCGGCAGCGTGGTGTACGTGGCCGGAAACTTTCAGTACGTCCAGCAGGACAAAGCCGGAACCGGCCGGGTGGAGCAGCCGTATCTGGCTGGTTTCGACGTCGCTTCCGGGCAGTGGATTTCCACCTTCCGACCGAAACTGAACGGGCAGGTGAAGGCCCTGGCCGTCTTGCCAAACGGCACCCTGGCCATCGGCGGAACTTTCACCACCCTCAACGGTGCAGCAACCGGCTCTGTCGCCGTCATCAACCCCGGTACCGGCGCCGCCGTCCCAGGCTGGCGCGTAGGCGTGGAAAACCGGGTGACCGGCGGGGCAGTGCAGATCCGCACGCTGGCGGTAAAAGACGGCTGGTTGTACGTGGGCGGAGCTTTCACGCATCTGACGGGTGGTACGGGCACCTCGCCGGTGTACGCCCGTTCCGCGGCACGAGTGGCCGTCGCGGACGGAAAACCGGACAGTACGTGGAACCCCGCTTTCAACGGGACAGTCGTGGACGTGGATCCCGGGGCCAACGGCAAGCAGCTCTACGCAGCCGGTTACTTCACAACGTCGAATGCCTCAAATACCAACCGCGCCGCCGCCGTGAGCACTGGTGCCGGAGCTACCGCGGCCCCATGGGACTTCGTACTCAGTTCCACAGAGCGTGGCGGATATCAGCAGGGCATCGAAGAAGTCGGCGGTCAAGTCTGGGTAGGAGGTTCCCAGCACTCCCTCTTCAGGTTCGACGCCGCAACGCTGACCCGCCAATCAACGAACATCACCCTGCAGGGCGGCGATTTCCAGGACGTCACCGATGCCAACGGGATTGTCTACGGATCCTGCCACTGCGGTCACTGGAACTACAGCGGGGCATCCACCTGGCCCAGCGTCGGAACGGACTTCGAAATCGCTGACAAGATCAATCTCATCGGCGCGTGGGATGCCGGCACCGGAAAATACATTCCCTCCTTCAACCCTGTTCTGAAAGGACGCGCCGGGTACGGGGTCTGGGCGGCTTTCGTCGACAGCCGCGGAGTCCTGTGGGCCGGAGGCGATTTGGTGTCCTCCAGTACTTCCGCTGGCGCCAGCCAATGGTCAGGCGGATACGCCCGCTTCGCCCCCGTCGATGCCGCCGCCCCGGCCACCCCTGCAGGATTCACCGTCTCCAGTTCTGCAGGAGCCGACAACATCTCATGGTCGGCTTCCGCTGGGTCCCCCGCTTCCTACCATGTCCTCCGCAACGACCGGGTGGTCGCCACCACCACCGCAACCAGCATGTCGCTGCCGGCCATGGGTGGGGCCCGGTACGCTGTCCGCGCGGCCGATGCCGCCGGAAACTACTCAGCGACGACGGCGGTGAAGGCGGGCGGCAGTGCCCCGCAGGCCCCCGATCAGCAGATCATCACCGCAGATGCTGCCTGGCGGTACCGCTTCAGCACCGAGGCGCCGCCCACGGGCTGGACGGGCGTGGGCTTCGCCGATTCGTCGTGGAGCAGCGGCGCCGCACCCCTGGGCTGGGGCAGCACGGGCCTCGGCACGCAGCTGGCGGCTGAGGGCACCAAGCCGCTTTCCAGCCATTACCGGAAAACCTTTGAGCTGGCGGATGCTTCCCGCGTGGCCTCGGTGACTCTGACAACCCGGGCGGACGACGGGGTGGTGGTCTATGTCAATGGAAAGGAAGTGGCCAGGGCCAATATGCCCACGGGCGCCATCACCCACAACTCCTATGCCACCGCCGCGCCCAGCACCGCGGCTGCCCTGGCCGCACCGGTGGTGGTCACGGTGCCTGGCTCATCTTTTGTCACCGGAACCAATGTGATCAGCGCCGAGGTGCACTCAAATTACCGCGGCACGCCTTCTTCCAGCTTCGCCCTCACGGCGTCCGTGAGCGTGAAGAAATGATGCCGGGAGGTTCGGAATCATGGTTCAGCTGAACGGGGCGGGCACCGCCGTCCGGCGTCCAGCGGAGCCCCTGACGTTCCGTGGTTGCCTTGCCCTGCTCAACCACGCACAAAAGCCCGGAGCCGGTGTACCCGCCTACACCCGGTGGGTGAACCGCCGGCTCGCTCGCTTTGCGGCGGCTGCCGCCGTCGTCCTGCGGCTGTCTCCCAATACAGTCACCGCCGCCAGCGCCGTCCTTTCCCTTTCCGGGCTGTTGATACTGCTCCTCTTTCCTCCAAGCCTTCTGTCGGGCCTGGGTGCGGCGGGACTGCTTGCTGCCGGGTATGTGCTGGATTCGGCGGACGGGCAGGTGGCCAGGGTGACTGGCCGCGGCGGCCCGTCCGGCGAATGGCTGGACCACGTGGTGGATGCCGTGCGCACTCCCGCAATCCATTTGGCGGTCCTGGCCGGTCTGGTTTCCTACACCAGCCTGCCGCCATGGGTGTTGCTGCTTCCCGGCCTGTATTGCCTGCTGTCCTGCGGCCAGTTCATGAGCCAGATCCTTGCCGAACAGTTAGTGCGCCAGCGCCGGGATTCGCCGGAGGCCCGGCGGGACGTAGGACCAACCGTGTCCGGACCGGGGCCCCTGCGGTCCTTCCTGCTGCTGCCCACGGACGCGGGGTCGCTCTGCTGGGTCTTCCTGCTGTGGGGAATGCCTCCGGTGTTCTACGCGGCCTACGGAGGCCTGTTTTTGCTCAATCTCGTCGCCAGCGCTGCCTCCATGCGGCGTAAATACCGCGCCTTGGTCTCGATCAGTAAGGAAGCTCCGCTGTGAACATTCCCGGTCTCGCCCGCCCCGCCCCCTCAACCCTGGATACCGTCAGCGTTGTCGTCGCCACTGTGGACCGGCCCGGGCTTCTGCGCCAGGCGATACGTGCCGCACTGGCGCAGGAGTACCCCGGACCGGTGGAGGTCCTCGTGGTGTTTGACCGGGTGCGGGCCCAATCCCTGACAGACATTGCTGTTCCGCCGCTGCGGTCCCTGATTACGTTGGAAAACACCAGGACGCCTGGCCTGGCCGGCGCCCGGAACACCGGGATACTGGCCGCCAGCGGCTCCTACGTGGCGTTCTGCGACGACGACGACGAGTGGCATCCGCGGAAGCTCTCCCTCCAGCTCGCCGCATGGAAGAAAGATCCTGCCGCCGCAGCTGTGGCAGCCGGGGTCAGCATCTCCGCCGAAGGCCAAATCACCACCCGAATACCCCCTCCCACGGTCACGTTTAGGCAGTTCCTGCGGTCCCGGGTGTCGGAGATCCATCCCTCGTCGCTCCTGTTCCGCCGGGAGGACCTAACCGGCAGATACGGGCTTGTCGACGAGGACCTTCCGGCCTCCTACGGGGAGGACTACGACCTGCTGCTGCGGTCCGCCCGGTTCGGGCACATCCGGTCGGTCCAGACAGCTCTGGTTTCCGTGCGCTGGGGCAGACACTCGATGTTCGCCGGGCACTGGGAAATGCTGGCCGCTGGCCTGACATACCTGCTGCAGAAATTTCCGGAGTTCGCTTCCAGCAGCTCAGGCACCGCCCGAATTGCCGGACAAGTCGCCTTCGCACACGCTGCCCTGGGGCGGCGCCGGGAAGCCTGGCGTTGGGCGCGCAGCTCACTGCGGCGCGACCCTGCACAGTTGAGGGCCTATGCGGCCATGCTGGTGGGGACGGGAGCCGTGTCAGCGGAAGCGCTGCTCGCACTCACCCAAAAGTGGGGACGGGGACTGTGAGGGGAAGGGCCGCCGTGCTCTCCCGTCAGGCGTCGGAGCCAGGCACGGAGGCCGGCCTTTCACCCGTCGCCCGGCAGCTGCCGGCTTGGCCCCTGATGGTTCTGCTGTTCGGCTTCCCCTTCTGGTGGGCAGCCGGCGCAAGCCCTTTCGCTCCCATCCTGCTTGCCGGGGTGATGGCCGCACTGATGGCGGTCCGCGGCGGCATTGTCCTGGTGCCGGGAATCCTTCCGTGGTTCGCCTTCCTGGCGTGGGTTGCCGCTGCGGCAGTTAGCCTGGATTCCGCAACCTCGCTCCTGGCCTACGGACAGCGTGCCGGCAATTTGCTGGCTGTCGGAGTGTTCATGCTCTACGTCATTAATGCTGCGTCCAATTTGCCCGCGCGGAGGATATTAGCGGGACTGCTGGCCCTGTGGGTGACCATCACGGTGCTGGGAATTGCGGCAATCCATTTCCCTGATTTCCGCCTAAATACCCCGGTGGGAATGCTCCTGCCGAATTTCCTGACCCAGAACTCGCTGGTTTACGACCTTGTCTTTCCGCCTCTGGCCGAGGTCCAGCAGCCGTGGGGGTCCCCCGAACCGTTCAACCGCCCGTCCGCGCCTTTTCCGTACGCCAACAGCTGGGGCGTCATGTTCGTTGTCCTCACCCCGGTGGTTTTCGCTGCCGTCTGCCTGGCCCGTCGTCGAGCAGCCAAGGCGGCCCTGCTTCTGGGCGCCGTTCTCTCGCTGTGGCCTGCCCTGGAGACCAGCAACCGGGGGATGTTTGTGGGGCTTCTGGCTGCTGTCGCCTATGTCCTTATCCGGTTGTTCTTTCAGGGACGGATGGGGACCGTCACCGCCGTTGCTGTTGTGCTGGTATTCGCCGCCGCGGTACTGGTTCGGTCCGGTGCCGTCCAGGAAATCCTGGATCGACAGCTCTACAGCGACAGCACGGGAGGACGGCTCAACCTGTACCGCCAAACGTGGCAGGCCACTCTCCAGCACCCGCTGCTCGGCCATGCCACCCCGCGAATGGAAGAGACGATCGGTGTATCGCTGGGGACGCAGGGATACCTGTGGATGCTCATGTTCTCCTACGGTTTGGTGGGGCTGGGGCTGTTCCTTTGGTTTTTGATCAGCGCTGTTGCCAGGACCTGGCAGGTGACTTCCATGGCCGGTCTGTGGCTTCACAGCGTGCCGGTTGCGGCTTTGGCCATCATCCCGTTCTACGGATTTGATGTCATGCAACTGACCGTGGTCCTGTTGGTGGTGGCCTTGCTGCTGCGCCAGCGCTATCTCCCGGTTCCCGGATGAGCGTTCCAGTACAGGCCGGGCTGAGTCCAGCTGGGACACACGGCACACTCGCCAGGACCGGAACGCTGTCCTTCCTGCTGGTGATGGCTGGTTCCGTGCTGGCGTTCGGCACAACGCTCATGGTCGGAAATCTGCTGGGCGCGGACGGGACGGGAACGTTCTTTCAAATCACTGCCTGTTTCGCCATTCTCACCACCGTCTGCACGCTGGGCGCGGACACCGGATTGGTCCGGTTCCTGTCAGCCAGCCGCGCCCGGG
This genomic interval from Arthrobacter citreus contains the following:
- the sufU gene encoding Fe-S cluster assembly sulfur transfer protein SufU — encoded protein: MSAELQQLYQQIILDHAKARHGAGLAEVPAGAKSGESHQLNPTCGDEITLRAVLAASAGDSAAGADGGASVEGISWEGQGCSISMASASVLTDLAAGLPRDEIMALVDNFREVMRSRGTVEADEEVLGDAAAFSGVSRYPARVKCAMLAWVALEEALLAAN
- a CDS encoding cysteine desulfurase, with the protein product MPVVSTPDTLKPAVELMDNAEVLRIRNDFPILHQQVNGHPLVYLDSGATSQNPLSVIEAEQEFYEQRNSAVHRGAHTLAVAATDVYEDARAKVARFVNARPHEIVWTSNATEAINLVAYSFSNASAGRGGEAARRFALGEGDEILVTETEHHANLIPWQELAARTGATLRFIPVDDDGALRLEEAERLITGRTKIVAFTHASNVLGTINPVETLVSLAHNAGALVVLDACQSVPHLPVDLKALDVDFAAFSGHKMLGPTGIGVLYGKAELLNAMPPFLTGGSMITTVTMEKAEYLPAPQRFEAGTQRISQAMALGTAVDYLQETGMDRIHAWEATLGQRLVSGLEAIEGIRVLGPRAGVERIGLAAFDVDGVHSHDVGQFLDDQGIAVRVGHHCAQPLHRRLGLVSTTRASTYLYNTTDDVDAFLNAVAGVRPFFGVK
- a CDS encoding fibrinogen-like YCDxxxxGGGW domain-containing protein; amino-acid sequence: MNQQHRNRHRRLRLGAALTALMVAAGIGTALPGNTAEPAPATNGSSAAAAAASCWEIKQTNPSLASGVYWLLTPSMAAPEQFYCDQVTDGGGWVLIGRGREGWKELYEGRGTTAQVRGTVTGTAAFAPRQLSATVIDGLLNGQAPDKLDDGIRLRRALDTSGSTWQETRYKTANQPRWSWAIGSATPVTSGSFDSTTFSGGKTSSFGTDQRYQRVVTTEAEAQGWTQGFAYGSQARGENTATSYIWSSTATAGNPRPFTQMYLRPKITQATAGFSALPAAGAPGFTQQARPETGALATSWGVTGLASGTGELNTEVQAFAQIGSVVYVAGNFQYVQQDKAGTGRVEQPYLAGFDVASGQWISTFRPKLNGQVKALAVLPNGTLAIGGTFTTLNGAATGSVAVINPGTGAAVPGWRVGVENRVTGGAVQIRTLAVKDGWLYVGGAFTHLTGGTGTSPVYARSAARVAVADGKPDSTWNPAFNGTVVDVDPGANGKQLYAAGYFTTSNASNTNRAAAVSTGAGATAAPWDFVLSSTERGGYQQGIEEVGGQVWVGGSQHSLFRFDAATLTRQSTNITLQGGDFQDVTDANGIVYGSCHCGHWNYSGASTWPSVGTDFEIADKINLIGAWDAGTGKYIPSFNPVLKGRAGYGVWAAFVDSRGVLWAGGDLVSSSTSAGASQWSGGYARFAPVDAAAPATPAGFTVSSSAGADNISWSASAGSPASYHVLRNDRVVATTTATSMSLPAMGGARYAVRAADAAGNYSATTAVKAGGSAPQAPDQQIITADAAWRYRFSTEAPPTGWTGVGFADSSWSSGAAPLGWGSTGLGTQLAAEGTKPLSSHYRKTFELADASRVASVTLTTRADDGVVVYVNGKEVARANMPTGAITHNSYATAAPSTAAALAAPVVVTVPGSSFVTGTNVISAEVHSNYRGTPSSSFALTASVSVKK
- a CDS encoding CDP-alcohol phosphatidyltransferase family protein; this translates as MVQLNGAGTAVRRPAEPLTFRGCLALLNHAQKPGAGVPAYTRWVNRRLARFAAAAAVVLRLSPNTVTAASAVLSLSGLLILLLFPPSLLSGLGAAGLLAAGYVLDSADGQVARVTGRGGPSGEWLDHVVDAVRTPAIHLAVLAGLVSYTSLPPWVLLLPGLYCLLSCGQFMSQILAEQLVRQRRDSPEARRDVGPTVSGPGPLRSFLLLPTDAGSLCWVFLLWGMPPVFYAAYGGLFLLNLVASAASMRRKYRALVSISKEAPL
- a CDS encoding glycosyltransferase family 2 protein, which encodes MNIPGLARPAPSTLDTVSVVVATVDRPGLLRQAIRAALAQEYPGPVEVLVVFDRVRAQSLTDIAVPPLRSLITLENTRTPGLAGARNTGILAASGSYVAFCDDDDEWHPRKLSLQLAAWKKDPAAAAVAAGVSISAEGQITTRIPPPTVTFRQFLRSRVSEIHPSSLLFRREDLTGRYGLVDEDLPASYGEDYDLLLRSARFGHIRSVQTALVSVRWGRHSMFAGHWEMLAAGLTYLLQKFPEFASSSSGTARIAGQVAFAHAALGRRREAWRWARSSLRRDPAQLRAYAAMLVGTGAVSAEALLALTQKWGRGL
- a CDS encoding O-antigen ligase domain-containing protein; translation: MLSRQASEPGTEAGLSPVARQLPAWPLMVLLFGFPFWWAAGASPFAPILLAGVMAALMAVRGGIVLVPGILPWFAFLAWVAAAAVSLDSATSLLAYGQRAGNLLAVGVFMLYVINAASNLPARRILAGLLALWVTITVLGIAAIHFPDFRLNTPVGMLLPNFLTQNSLVYDLVFPPLAEVQQPWGSPEPFNRPSAPFPYANSWGVMFVVLTPVVFAAVCLARRRAAKAALLLGAVLSLWPALETSNRGMFVGLLAAVAYVLIRLFFQGRMGTVTAVAVVLVFAAAVLVRSGAVQEILDRQLYSDSTGGRLNLYRQTWQATLQHPLLGHATPRMEETIGVSLGTQGYLWMLMFSYGLVGLGLFLWFLISAVARTWQVTSMAGLWLHSVPVAALAIIPFYGFDVMQLTVVLLVVALLLRQRYLPVPG